In Alkalihalobacillus sp. AL-G, the genomic stretch AGTCGATTGATCAATATGAATGCGCGAGGACGACAGGTGCGTAATTTACGAAGGCACTAAAAGGGTTGGTTCATCGGGGTGAGACGTCGTGGTAACTCTATTAAATGTTAAGAAATAAGCAGTGTCTACTGTTTTAGTAGGCTTGTTTCACTTGTTTATACATTAAGAATAGTATCGGTACATTTAGGCGATTGCCAGACTGAGGTTCGGCAATTGCCAGTTTTCTTTACACGTTAGGAAAGTATAACTTTTCAGCAAGAAGAATTACCGACGTTGGAGAAAAGTGTACGTCCCAAGTATAAGTGCAACTAGGGCGATCTCCTACACTAAGGCTTGGCGCTAGCCGAGTTTTCTTTATTGGGTAATATTTAATAGTGTTTGGTACATATTCAAAAATTCCTTCGTATAACGGTGAGGTGAGAACATTTTTGTTATATGTGCGAGTGCATTTTTGGTCAATTGATTCCGTAATCCCTTATCTCTGAGTAGTCGATCCCCTTTCTCAAAAGCTTCCGCGATTTTGTCATGATCATAGTACAGTCCTGTTACATCGTCGATAATAATACTCTTGATACCATCTGAGTCTGTTGAAAGTACCGGACAGCGACAGCTCATCGCTTCGACTAATGAATATCCGAACCCTTCAACATGAGAAGTCGAACACAGAAATCCACCCGAATCAGCGATCTCGGAAAGTCGTACTGCCATTGAATCGTTTGTAACCGAATTGAAGACAGACAAACGGCTCTTCAGGTTAAGCCTATCGATCATCCTCTCAAACTGCATTTGTTGGGTTTGTTTAGTAAGTGTGTGATCGATGAACATCCATAACTTCAGGTCAGGATGAGCTTGACAAAGTCGTTCTCCGATCTTTAAAAACGCCTTCCAATTCTTATTCTTTTCAATTCGACCAACCCAACCAACAATAGGTAAGTTCACAGGAGAACCAGAACGATAATGAAAAGTTTCTAAATCAAAACAATTGTGGAATGAGAATTGGGGTAATCCAGGTAGGTATTTAGTCGTTAGATTAGCAAGATGCTGAGTTTTCGGGTATAGAAGTCCGTCAGCATAATGAAGGATCATTGGTGCAGCCTTGGTTAAATAGCGGCGGGCTTGATTTATATTGCCAAGACCTTGATTTTCATAAACGAGAATACCTTTATAACCGGATGCTTTGATTGTACGAAGTAATAGATGATTTGAACAAACAACGATAAGGTCATAGTTTTGTTTTTTAATTAAAGAAATAATGTCAGCTGGTTGTTTCAAGATATAGGATTGTATATTTACAATATTCTGGTGCCCAGATCCAGTATCTTGATAAAGAAGATGACATGTGATGCCACACTTTGATAATGCTTTTATCCGATGCCGATTGAGCGTCTCGACACCGCCACTTGAAATATAGAAAACAAATAACACTCTCATAACTACACCTCTAATAAATTGTTTATACAAAATTAATTGTACGCTAGACGTCTAGGTTTTGATTGTACATTTATATAAAATCAAGTGATGTTGTCCAACCAACAGAAGAATTTAAACATATATATGTATGTATATAATTTTCATTTATCAATCAATTAGAAAGGTTGAACTTCGATGAATGTCCCTGTAAACCATACATTACCTCCTTTTTTGTTAAATTCAATTCCAAAAAGCGGTACGCATTTATTAAAACAACTCCTGCTTGGTATTCCAGGAATTCAGCACCACCCCGACAAAGGTATGTTCGGTCATTATGAATATCAAACGGAAATACAGATCAATCGAGCAAGAAATCTTCCAAACAATGAATTTATTAATGGACATTTATACTACTCTAAAAAATGGGAACACTTTTTCCATGATATGAACATGAAACAAATCTTTGTCATACGTGATCCACGTGATGTGGTCATCTCTTATGCATACTTCATACCAAAACTTCCAATACATCCTTTATATACTACATTTACCCAAAAAGGATTTACACATCGTGACCGTATTAAATTTTTAATAGAAGGTGGACAGCCAACCGATCCCAAAAAAGCATACCAACCAAACGTTCAAGACTGGTTTACTAGTTTTTCCGATTGGATGGATAAGGATAATGTCCTGACGATTCGTTTTGAAGAGCTCCTGTCATCACCATTTAAAAAAATCCAGACAGTAAATAAGATTATCCAGTTCTTGTGGGAGGATCGACCGGTTCCATTTACTTCACCGATTCTAGTCGGAAAAATGATACAAAACATAAATCCGACAACATCACCAACCTATCGAAAAGGGAAGATAGGAGGTTGGAGAGAGGAATTTGATGATGAATTAAAAAGAACATTTAAAATAATTGCAGGTGATCTTTTGATTGCTCTTAATTATGAAACAAATCAAAATTGGTAACCTTAGAGTATGGACAAGTGCCGTTTTTTCACTTTCAGCTGATATTCTAGTAGCTTGTCTATACTTATTGTAAATAAGTTTCATAGGTTATTACATGGATAATCGATCCTTGCATGTGAAAGGGGTTAAGAATGAAAATTGTAACGATACTTGGCACAAGGCCAGAAATAATCCGATTAAGCCTTATTATCAAAAAGCTTGATCAATGGGCTGATAAACATACTCTTATACACACCGGTCAGAATTTTCACTACGAATTGAACGAAATTTTTTTCAAAGAGCTGGATTTAAGATTACCAGATTATATTTTACAAACAAAACAGCAATCATTGGGTCAACAGCTTGCTACGATGTTTGAAAAGATAGAACAGATTCTCATAGAAGAGCAACCAGATAAAGTACTTGTACTAGGTGATACGAATAGTGCACTCAGTGCGATTCTGGCTGAGAGGATGGGGATACCTGTCATCCATATGGAGGCTGGGAACCGGTGTTTTGATTTAACTGTTCCTGAAGAGAAAAACAGAAGAGTGATCGATACAATCTCAACGTATAACCTTCCTTATACCCCTAATAGTAAAGACAATTTGATCAAGGAACGCATCCCATCCAACCGTATTTTATTATTTGGAAATCCCATTTATGAAGTGTTGCAATCTGTCGATGGAAACATTGCAGACAGCACCATATTAACAAAGCTTCAACTTACCTCTAAAGACTACTTTCTCGTCACTACACATCGAGCTGAAAATGTAGATAACCCGGAACGGTTACGGGAAATTTTTGAAGGGTTGAATATCATAGCAGAGCGTTTTAATAAGCCTGTAATATGCAGCATCCATCCCCGTACAAAACAAAAGCTTGAAAAACTAACGGATCTTAAGCACCATCCACTTGTTCGTTTTTTTGATCCCTTTGGTTTTTTCGATTTCGTCCACCTGGAGAAACATGCTTATTGTGTTCTGACTGACAGCGGTACTGTTCAGGAAGAATGCTGTATTTTCCAAGTACCAACCGTAACCATTCGAAAAAGTACAGAACGTCCTGAAACGGTAGATTGTGGTAGCAATGTTGTCTCTGGATTAAATCGAAAACGTATAGCTAGTGCAGTTTCTCTTATGATAACTAATCAGGCGGACTGGGATTGCCCTGTTGGTTATTTGGAAAAAGACGTTTCACAAAAGGTTGTGCAATTTTTATTAGGAGGTCACTAAAATTTGCAAAATAAAACGATACTCATAACAGGCGGAACGGGTTCATGGGGCCATGAACTCGTTAAGCAATTACTTGAAAAAAAGCCAAAGGAAATTCGTATCTTTTCTAGAAACGAAGCTAGTCAAGTCCATATGCAGCACGAGTTCGATAACGATTCAAGGCTCACGTTCATTATCGGTGATATACGTGAGTATGCAGGTCTAGCAAAAGCAACAAAAGGCGTAGATTACATTTATCATCTAGCAGCACTGAAACATGTACCGATTTGCGAGCACCAACCCTATGAGGCATTGAAAACAAACGTACTTGGTACACAACATGTAATCGAGGCTGCAATTGAAAATAACGTTGAAAAGGTCATTTATATATCGACCGATAAAGCAGCGAATCCATCTAACTTTTACGGCATGACTAAAGCGATTGGTGAAAAATTGATTATTTATGCCAATTTGCTAAGTTCGACCACGAATTTTGTTTGTGTAAGGGGTGGAAATGTCCTTGGTACGAACGGCAGCGTCATTCATGTGTTTAAACGACAGATCAATCAAAAGGGCGAAATCAGGATTACTGATAAGAGGATGACCCGTTTTTTCTTGACATTACATGACGCGATTAAATTGTTATTTAAAGCAACCTATGAAAGCAGAGGCGGTGAAATTTTCGTAATGAAAATGCCGACTTGTAAAATAATTGATTTAGCAAAGGTCTTAATTAATGAGTCGGAAAAGCCAGATGTAGAAATTGTCGAGACAGGTATTCGTCCAGGAGAAAAATTACACGAAATTCTTCTATCGGAGTATGAAAGCAATACCACGGTCTACTTTGATGAAGAATACTTTGTGATTTTACCAACAATCAAGATTGGAGAATTACACAAATACTACAAGCCATTTAAAAAAATCGATCTCCATAGTTACAGCTCTAATGAAGCATTAATGACGACCGGGGAAATTAAGGTGATGCTGAAAAAAGGTGGTTTCCTGTCATGAAAGTCCTGGTGTTAGGAGGAAAAGGAATGGCGGGTCATATGGTCGTCGACTATTTGATCCGAAGCACCGACTACGAAGTTGAATATACACATCGTAATTCAGAAGAACAAAACGGTATTTACCTCAACGCTTCAAATTTTAAAGCAATGGATCAGGTTATCTCATGTTTTAAGCCCAATGTAATTGTCAATTGTATTGGTATATTAAATGAAAAGGCATCGGAAAAACGTATGGAGGCTATCATAGTAAACAGTTTTCTCCCTCACTATCTATCTCAAAAATTATCCGAAACCGGAGGTAAATTGATTCATATTAGTACCGACTGTGTTTTTAGCGGGAAGGATGGTAATTATACAGAGAATTCGACAACCGATGGCAATACGATATATGCAAAGACAAAGGCACTCGGAGAAGTGACGGGTAAACCACACTTGACAATCCGAACATCAATTATTGGCCCGGAATTGAAAAATGGGATTGGATTATTTCACTGGTTCATGAAGCAATCAGGTCAAGTCAATGGGTTTGTAAATGTTCTTTGGAATGGTGTAACGACACTGGAACTAGCAAAAATAATCCATAAAGTAATCGAGGAAGACGTGTATGGTCTCTATCATTTAACAGCGGCTGAAATCATTTCCAAACATAATTTACTAAGCAAGATCAAGGAAGCTTTCAGTAAAGAAGAAATAACAATTCATCCGGTTGACGTACCAGTATGTGATCGTACGCTCGAAAATACGAGAGACGATGTCCGTTTCGTAACAC encodes the following:
- a CDS encoding sulfotransferase domain-containing protein — translated: MNVPVNHTLPPFLLNSIPKSGTHLLKQLLLGIPGIQHHPDKGMFGHYEYQTEIQINRARNLPNNEFINGHLYYSKKWEHFFHDMNMKQIFVIRDPRDVVISYAYFIPKLPIHPLYTTFTQKGFTHRDRIKFLIEGGQPTDPKKAYQPNVQDWFTSFSDWMDKDNVLTIRFEELLSSPFKKIQTVNKIIQFLWEDRPVPFTSPILVGKMIQNINPTTSPTYRKGKIGGWREEFDDELKRTFKIIAGDLLIALNYETNQNW
- the wecB gene encoding non-hydrolyzing UDP-N-acetylglucosamine 2-epimerase; the protein is MKIVTILGTRPEIIRLSLIIKKLDQWADKHTLIHTGQNFHYELNEIFFKELDLRLPDYILQTKQQSLGQQLATMFEKIEQILIEEQPDKVLVLGDTNSALSAILAERMGIPVIHMEAGNRCFDLTVPEEKNRRVIDTISTYNLPYTPNSKDNLIKERIPSNRILLFGNPIYEVLQSVDGNIADSTILTKLQLTSKDYFLVTTHRAENVDNPERLREIFEGLNIIAERFNKPVICSIHPRTKQKLEKLTDLKHHPLVRFFDPFGFFDFVHLEKHAYCVLTDSGTVQEECCIFQVPTVTIRKSTERPETVDCGSNVVSGLNRKRIASAVSLMITNQADWDCPVGYLEKDVSQKVVQFLLGGH
- a CDS encoding glycosyltransferase family 4 protein, coding for MRVLFVFYISSGGVETLNRHRIKALSKCGITCHLLYQDTGSGHQNIVNIQSYILKQPADIISLIKKQNYDLIVVCSNHLLLRTIKASGYKGILVYENQGLGNINQARRYLTKAAPMILHYADGLLYPKTQHLANLTTKYLPGLPQFSFHNCFDLETFHYRSGSPVNLPIVGWVGRIEKNKNWKAFLKIGERLCQAHPDLKLWMFIDHTLTKQTQQMQFERMIDRLNLKSRLSVFNSVTNDSMAVRLSEIADSGGFLCSTSHVEGFGYSLVEAMSCRCPVLSTDSDGIKSIIIDDVTGLYYDHDKIAEAFEKGDRLLRDKGLRNQLTKNALAHITKMFSPHRYTKEFLNMYQTLLNITQ
- a CDS encoding SDR family oxidoreductase, whose amino-acid sequence is MKVLVLGGKGMAGHMVVDYLIRSTDYEVEYTHRNSEEQNGIYLNASNFKAMDQVISCFKPNVIVNCIGILNEKASEKRMEAIIVNSFLPHYLSQKLSETGGKLIHISTDCVFSGKDGNYTENSTTDGNTIYAKTKALGEVTGKPHLTIRTSIIGPELKNGIGLFHWFMKQSGQVNGFVNVLWNGVTTLELAKIIHKVIEEDVYGLYHLTAAEIISKHNLLSKIKEAFSKEEITIHPVDVPVCDRTLENTRDDVRFVTPQYDEMLVELRDWINENEWR
- a CDS encoding polysaccharide biosynthesis protein — protein: MQNKTILITGGTGSWGHELVKQLLEKKPKEIRIFSRNEASQVHMQHEFDNDSRLTFIIGDIREYAGLAKATKGVDYIYHLAALKHVPICEHQPYEALKTNVLGTQHVIEAAIENNVEKVIYISTDKAANPSNFYGMTKAIGEKLIIYANLLSSTTNFVCVRGGNVLGTNGSVIHVFKRQINQKGEIRITDKRMTRFFLTLHDAIKLLFKATYESRGGEIFVMKMPTCKIIDLAKVLINESEKPDVEIVETGIRPGEKLHEILLSEYESNTTVYFDEEYFVILPTIKIGELHKYYKPFKKIDLHSYSSNEALMTTGEIKVMLKKGGFLS